From Cydia pomonella isolate Wapato2018A chromosome 26, ilCydPomo1, whole genome shotgun sequence, one genomic window encodes:
- the LOC133532213 gene encoding chorion class high-cysteine HCA protein 12-like, with translation MSPFTVFVLCLQLCLIQSVLSGSISRSSSSGGSCGSYGGQGCGQVGAAGTIDACGTTCVTGAVPVLGSVCFGGCAPACGSVSICGQCGCGCN, from the exons ATGTCTCCCTTCACCGTGTTCGTGCTCTGTCTCCAGCTCTGCCTGATTCag TCCGTGCTGAGCGGTTCCATTAGCCGCTCCTCCAGCTCCGGCGGCAGCTGCGGCTCGTACGGCGGGCAGGGCTGCGGACAAGTCGGCGCGGCCGGCACCATCGACGCGTGCGGCACCACCTGCGTCACCGGCGCCGTGCCCGTGCTCGGCTCCGTCTGCTTCGGCGGCTGCGCGCCCGCCTGCGGCTCCGTCTCCATCTGCGGACAGTGCGGATGCGGATGCAACTAA